One part of the Sarcophilus harrisii chromosome 5, mSarHar1.11, whole genome shotgun sequence genome encodes these proteins:
- the LOC100930288 gene encoding olfactory receptor 6C2-like, with amino-acid sequence MRNHTQITLFILRGLTDDPYLQVLLFIFLFLTYMLSVTGNLTIITLTLVNPHLKTPMYFFLRNFSFLELSFTTVCIPRFLYCMSTGDYTVTYNECATQLFFGILLGASEFFLLAAMSYDRYVAICKPLHYTTIMNRRVCNQLLVGCWFSGLMIILPPLSLGLQLEFCDSNTINHFVCDASPLLEITCSDTEFIEKMVLAFAVLTLIITLILVILSYGYIINTILRFPSVQQRKKAFSTCSSHMIVVSMTYGTCIFIYMKPSAKEGVALNKVVSVLATSVAPVMNPFIYTLRNKQVIQAFRDSFKRCVLVSKL; translated from the coding sequence ATGAGGAACCATACACAAATAACATTATTCATACTACGGGGATTGACAGATGATCCATATCTGCAGGTTctgctttttatctttctatttctgacCTACATGCTGAGTGTAACTGGAAACCTGACCATCATCACCCTTACTTTAGTTAATCCCCACCTTAAAACccccatgtattttttccttaggaaCTTTTCTTTCTTGGAATTGTCATTCACAACTGTCTGTATTCCCAGATTCCTATATTGCATGTCAACTGGGGATTATACTGTGACCTATAATGAATGTGCCacccaattattttttggtatcCTCCTTGGAGCCTCAGAATTTTTTCTACTGGCTGCTATGTCTTATGACCGGTATGTGGCCATCTGCAAACCCCTGCACTATACAACCATTATGAACAGGCGAGTCTGTAACCAGCTCCTGGTGGGTTGTTGGTTTTCTGGGTTGATGATTATTCTTCCACCACTTAGCCTGGGTCTTCAACTAGAATTCTGTGATTCCAACACCATTAACCATTTTGTCTGTGATGCATCACCACTGCTGGAGATCACTTGCTCTGATACAGAGTTTATAGAAAAGATGGTTTTAGCCTTTGCTGTGTTGACACTCATCATCACTTTAATTTTAGTAATTTTGTCTTATGGCTACATTATCAATACTATTCTGAGATTCCCCTCTGTCCAGCAAAGGAAAAAAGCCTTTTCCACCTGTTCTTCCCACATGATTGTTGTCTCCATGACTTATGGCACATGTATCTTTATCTATATGAAACCTTCTGCAAAAGAAGGAGTGGCTTTGAACAAGGTGGTGTCAGTGCTTGCAACCTCCGTGGCCCCAGTGATGAATCCCTTCATTTACACCCTCAGAAATAAGCAAGTGATCCAAGCTTTTAGAGATTCATTCAAAAGGTGTGTATTGGTTTCAAAATTATAA